The following proteins come from a genomic window of Nitrospirota bacterium:
- a CDS encoding YHS domain-containing protein, with protein MKTIFFFTLAVAVSLTAATYRWGDSAHSVGLIRAQGGQAKHPSFLESGSERYTVIATATVLPPYRGDARIALEGTPPIPYEAHLSAPAVDLRSRSAPELKGSILHNLRPKDRIALWVVLYPPCVDPVCGMVREERFVQRSYKGRAYYFCGEGCLAAFAAHPDRYRERDRGRGKYTLALYDTETGSAVLRLPIVFKGKGDADHAGTHHH; from the coding sequence ATGAAGACCATCTTCTTTTTTACGCTGGCAGTTGCAGTCTCCCTCACCGCCGCAACCTACCGGTGGGGAGATTCGGCCCACTCTGTCGGCCTTATCAGGGCGCAGGGAGGCCAGGCAAAGCATCCGTCCTTTCTCGAAAGCGGCAGCGAGCGCTATACCGTGATCGCAACAGCAACGGTGCTGCCGCCGTACCGCGGCGATGCGAGGATAGCGCTCGAAGGGACTCCGCCGATACCGTACGAGGCGCATCTCTCCGCTCCTGCCGTCGATCTCCGTTCCCGCAGTGCGCCCGAGCTGAAGGGCAGCATTCTCCACAATCTCAGGCCGAAAGACAGGATTGCGCTCTGGGTGGTGCTGTATCCGCCCTGTGTCGATCCCGTCTGCGGCATGGTCCGGGAGGAGAGATTCGTTCAGCGCAGTTACAAAGGGCGGGCGTACTACTTCTGCGGGGAGGGATGCCTCGCCGCCTTTGCCGCTCATCCCGACCGCTACCGCGAGAGGGATCGAGGCAGAGGGAAGTATACCCTCGCCCTCTATGATACGGAGACCGGCAGCGCTGTCCTGCGCCTGCCTATTGTTTTTAAAGGAAAGGGGGATGCAGACCATGCAGGAACACACCACCACTAA
- a CDS encoding 4Fe-4S binding protein: protein MQEHTTTKQGVLVKHRYGILVLSLLIFLPPLSLLFQVTQDSSFCGAWCPRMFFSWRKGMQGSEFLMGFLRSYMGVVLVAGVLASTLFLGRYWCSHLCPVGGSMELGSRLVPGALRLNYAGIAAPAFRYGYLAVYLLAPAAGLGSLCCNYCNFATVPRFFGAAFSSADMAYFLRAAGLVNLGLFILLGLMAKGGRAYCNLLCPVGALDSLVNRLGAGCGKRVRVDGLKCNGCGACATVCPTWAITVKGKAAIDYLSCMPCRQCENVCAKEAIRYGKP, encoded by the coding sequence ATGCAGGAACACACCACCACTAAGCAGGGCGTTCTGGTGAAACACCGTTACGGCATACTCGTCCTGAGCCTTCTCATTTTCCTTCCGCCCTTGTCCCTCCTCTTTCAGGTTACCCAGGACAGCAGCTTCTGCGGGGCCTGGTGTCCCCGGATGTTCTTCTCATGGAGAAAGGGGATGCAGGGGAGCGAGTTCCTGATGGGGTTTTTGCGAAGCTACATGGGGGTCGTACTCGTTGCCGGCGTGCTGGCGAGCACCCTTTTTCTGGGCAGGTACTGGTGCAGCCATCTCTGTCCTGTCGGCGGGAGCATGGAGCTGGGGAGCAGGCTCGTGCCGGGTGCTTTGAGGCTCAACTATGCGGGGATAGCCGCGCCCGCCTTCCGGTACGGATATCTTGCCGTTTATCTGCTGGCGCCCGCCGCAGGCCTGGGGAGCCTCTGCTGCAACTATTGCAATTTCGCGACGGTCCCGCGATTCTTCGGCGCCGCGTTTTCATCGGCGGATATGGCGTACTTCCTGAGGGCCGCGGGCCTGGTCAATCTCGGCCTCTTCATCCTGCTCGGCCTCATGGCAAAAGGGGGACGGGCGTACTGCAATCTCCTCTGCCCGGTCGGGGCGCTCGATTCTCTCGTGAACCGGCTCGGCGCAGGCTGCGGGAAGCGGGTGCGCGTAGACGGGCTCAAGTGCAACGGCTGCGGCGCCTGTGCGACCGTATGCCCCACCTGGGCGATCACGGTCAAGGGAAAGGCAGCGATCGATTATCTCTCCTGCATGCCCTGCAGGCAGTGCGAGAACGTATGTGCAAAGGAGGCGATCCGCTATGGAAAACCGTAA
- a CDS encoding energy transducer TonB: MSRSSPSRFRAAGAVGWSAALHTLVVVMAAVLGAFAGPQRRPFLVVDFSIEEKGSSASASLQHDAPPPSRSALQRRETEAEGRHDTEEMLPAATTPPQPDRGPAEDRAAAPLSSPAALRAAASPLAAPEQESAGIRGIHRSPGEGTTTAPAAAESNTESSPEGLRKRYLKEHFAFIRERVVRNIAYPPLARKRGWEGRVLLSFCVMYDGSVSAITILRSSGKELLDDCAVEAVRKSMPFPRPPVEAEVVLPVVFHLK, translated from the coding sequence ATGAGCCGCAGCTCGCCGAGCCGGTTCAGGGCTGCCGGGGCGGTCGGGTGGTCGGCTGCGCTCCACACCCTGGTTGTCGTCATGGCTGCGGTGCTCGGCGCCTTCGCCGGTCCGCAGAGGCGTCCATTTCTTGTGGTCGATTTCAGCATTGAAGAAAAGGGAAGTTCGGCGTCAGCATCCTTGCAGCATGATGCCCCTCCTCCTTCCCGTTCCGCGCTGCAGCGCCGGGAAACTGAGGCGGAAGGCCGGCACGACACCGAGGAAATGCTGCCTGCAGCCACCACTCCGCCGCAGCCGGACAGAGGACCGGCAGAGGACCGCGCTGCCGCTCCTCTGTCTTCGCCGGCGGCGCTGCGCGCTGCGGCATCTCCCCTCGCTGCTCCGGAACAGGAGAGCGCTGGAATAAGGGGAATCCACCGCTCCCCGGGAGAGGGGACAACGACAGCCCCGGCGGCTGCGGAATCGAATACCGAGAGCTCCCCGGAGGGCCTGAGAAAGCGCTATCTCAAGGAGCATTTTGCATTCATCCGTGAAAGAGTCGTGCGCAATATCGCCTATCCTCCGCTCGCGAGAAAGCGGGGATGGGAGGGCAGGGTTCTGCTCTCGTTCTGTGTCATGTACGACGGGTCGGTGAGCGCCATAACGATACTGCGGAGCTCCGGGAAAGAGCTGCTGGACGACTGCGCCGTCGAAGCGGTAAGGAAGTCGATGCCTTTCCCGCGCCCCCCGGTAGAGGCGGAGGTGGTCCTTCCCGTGGTGTTTCACTTGAAGTAG
- a CDS encoding Fe-S-containing protein: MTNRRSSRAVAVGWVLSLCALSLVLLVSCSRKGDYPSPASAGLDAVVDAHSLQPGVPRFFTYRHRSKEINFFVIHHDGKVLSFLDACVTCYRSRLGYHFSEGTFTCRDCNMKYSTPEIEKGFGGCFPIRVPGTLRDGKYYIPRAVLEKAAKYF, encoded by the coding sequence GTGACAAACAGGCGGAGCAGCAGGGCGGTGGCCGTGGGATGGGTGCTTTCTCTCTGTGCGCTGTCCCTCGTGCTCCTCGTCTCCTGTTCGAGAAAAGGGGATTACCCGAGTCCCGCATCAGCGGGTCTCGATGCGGTGGTCGATGCGCATTCGCTGCAACCGGGCGTCCCCCGGTTTTTTACCTATCGTCACCGCTCGAAAGAGATCAATTTTTTCGTGATTCATCATGACGGCAAGGTGCTCTCCTTCCTCGATGCCTGCGTCACCTGCTACCGGTCGAGGCTGGGCTATCATTTTTCAGAGGGGACCTTTACCTGCCGCGACTGCAACATGAAGTATTCCACTCCCGAGATCGAGAAGGGGTTCGGCGGATGCTTTCCTATCAGGGTCCCGGGGACGCTCAGGGACGGCAAGTACTACATACCGAGAGCGGTACTCGAAAAGGCGGCAAAATACTTTTAG
- a CDS encoding metal-dependent hydrolase → MDPVTHALSGVVIHRLGFARKTALFVLVFSAIAPDLDYVTRLWGADVFLRYHRGITHGILALAVFPLIMALLFGLKRKGFFYFYALSFLGYGSHLLLDLTNQYGTRILSPLDWDKYALDLTFIIDPYVSLGLLLAVVGSSVSRKRAGLIAFAAVLLLSGYIAGKAYLQEEAKQFLKTRVDAHTYRLCPLPNDFLRWWFVTSSGDDVSTGFVDLFTRRVYLQEKYRMDNGAPEIVASKQSGMVRSFLTFSRYPYAEVKNEQGRTVVLWRELSYSFLPGERFIARVVMDKQGRIIGSSFHF, encoded by the coding sequence ATGGATCCGGTAACGCACGCCCTTTCGGGTGTGGTCATTCACAGGCTCGGGTTTGCGAGGAAGACGGCGCTCTTCGTCCTCGTCTTTTCGGCGATCGCGCCCGATCTCGATTATGTGACGAGGCTCTGGGGGGCCGACGTATTTCTGCGCTACCACCGGGGAATTACGCACGGCATCCTGGCGCTTGCTGTTTTCCCCCTGATCATGGCGCTCCTCTTCGGGCTCAAGAGAAAGGGGTTCTTTTATTTCTATGCCCTCTCGTTTCTGGGCTACGGCTCTCACCTGCTGCTCGATCTTACGAACCAGTACGGTACGCGTATCCTCTCTCCGCTGGATTGGGATAAGTACGCCCTCGACCTCACCTTCATCATCGACCCCTATGTCTCGCTCGGGCTGCTGCTCGCTGTAGTAGGGAGCAGTGTCAGCAGGAAGCGCGCGGGCCTCATCGCCTTCGCTGCCGTGCTGCTCCTGTCGGGGTACATCGCGGGCAAGGCCTATCTGCAGGAAGAGGCGAAGCAGTTTCTGAAGACCAGGGTCGATGCGCATACGTACCGGCTCTGTCCTCTTCCCAACGACTTTCTCAGGTGGTGGTTCGTAACGAGCTCAGGCGACGACGTCTCGACAGGCTTTGTCGACCTCTTTACCCGGCGTGTCTACCTCCAGGAGAAGTACCGGATGGACAACGGCGCTCCCGAGATCGTCGCCTCGAAGCAGAGCGGGATGGTCCGGAGCTTCCTCACCTTCAGCCGCTATCCTTACGCAGAAGTAAAGAATGAGCAGGGCAGGACGGTCGTCTTGTGGAGGGAGCTGTCGTATTCGTTCCTTCCCGGAGAACGGTTCATCGCAAGGGTGGTCATGGATAAGCAGGGCAGGATCATAGGTTCGAGCTTCCATTTTTAG
- a CDS encoding radical SAM protein — protein MTITEIFASIQGESSYGGRPCVFIRLTGCNLRCIYCDTAYAYEGGRELSADEIVAAVRAYGIPLVEITGGEPLLQEETLPLVRRLIDEGFTVLIETNGSVSIREVDRRAVVIMDIKTPKSGMFDKMELDNLALLKPSDELKFVVADREDYEWTREFIRNRRLAGVCTLLLSPGFGTLAPRDLAQWIVADRLPVRLNLQLHKYVFGPEEQGV, from the coding sequence GTGACCATAACCGAAATCTTTGCGAGCATCCAGGGAGAGTCATCGTATGGAGGGAGGCCTTGCGTTTTCATCAGGCTGACCGGCTGCAACCTGCGCTGCATCTACTGCGATACTGCCTATGCGTATGAGGGAGGCCGGGAGCTGTCTGCCGATGAGATCGTGGCGGCGGTAAGGGCCTATGGAATCCCGCTGGTCGAGATTACCGGGGGCGAGCCCCTGCTGCAGGAGGAGACCCTGCCGCTCGTACGGCGGCTGATCGATGAGGGATTCACGGTCCTGATCGAGACGAACGGGAGCGTGAGCATTCGGGAGGTCGACCGGAGGGCGGTGGTGATCATGGATATCAAGACGCCGAAGAGCGGCATGTTCGACAAGATGGAGCTCGACAACCTCGCGCTTCTCAAGCCGTCCGATGAGCTGAAGTTTGTCGTCGCCGACAGGGAGGATTACGAGTGGACCAGGGAGTTTATCCGAAACCGTCGTCTGGCCGGAGTCTGCACCCTTCTTCTCTCGCCGGGCTTCGGCACGCTTGCGCCGAGGGACCTGGCCCAGTGGATCGTCGCCGACCGCCTGCCGGTGCGGCTCAACCTGCAGCTCCACAAGTACGTTTTCGGCCCCGAAGAGCAGGGGGTATAA
- a CDS encoding NUDIX domain-containing protein: MLEIVDEEGRTLGTVPRTEVHGNPALLHKVVHVLVFNDNGELLLQKRSMKKEVAAGKWDTSVGGHVAPLEDLLLAAQREMEEELGVLSEDIRFLYSYIHANPYESELVFTHTCTHNGPFSFNRDEIDEVRFWSIGEIERSLGNGMLSDNFESELRRYLEHRKSNS; the protein is encoded by the coding sequence ATGCTCGAGATAGTAGACGAAGAGGGCAGGACGCTCGGCACAGTCCCCCGCACCGAGGTCCACGGGAACCCCGCGCTGCTCCATAAAGTAGTGCATGTGCTCGTATTCAACGATAACGGCGAGCTGCTCCTCCAGAAGCGCTCGATGAAGAAAGAGGTGGCTGCGGGCAAATGGGACACCTCGGTGGGAGGCCATGTGGCCCCGCTGGAAGACCTCCTGCTCGCAGCGCAGCGGGAGATGGAAGAGGAGCTCGGGGTCCTTTCAGAGGATATACGGTTCCTCTATTCCTATATTCACGCGAACCCCTACGAGAGCGAGCTGGTATTCACCCATACCTGCACGCATAACGGCCCCTTTTCCTTCAACCGGGACGAGATCGACGAGGTGCGGTTCTGGAGCATCGGAGAGATCGAGCGCTCGCTCGGAAACGGGATGCTCAGCGACAACTTCGAATCGGAGCTGAGGAGATATCTCGAACACCGGAAAAGCAATTCCTGA
- a CDS encoding PAS domain S-box protein encodes MKDSAVNRNRRIKQLEQSAVHDHLCLSCETREGKYRSLMENIPDIVWTADEQFTITFVSRNVERIAGYTPDEVCSGGRDFFLGRIHPEDRETVVRSWKALFEKGERFDIEFRGRRKDGAWIWLRDRAITTYEREGVRYADGLMSDISEWKRTSERLQEQENLMQIMLSVIPDIVFLKDRESIYRMVNPAFCRLLNIPEDGIVGKSDYDLFSVEEAERFRSGDLEVMRSGGPLVQDEVVSGIEGKRWVQAIKVPVIDASGAILGVLGSVRDITRRKKLEEEREKLIADLREALGRIRTLRGLLPICSSCKKIRDDRGYWNQIEAYVHEHSEAEFSHGICPECSKRLYPDYFRE; translated from the coding sequence ATGAAGGACTCTGCCGTCAACAGGAACAGACGCATCAAGCAGCTCGAACAGTCGGCTGTCCACGACCACCTCTGCCTCAGTTGCGAGACCCGCGAGGGGAAGTACCGCTCGCTGATGGAGAATATTCCCGATATCGTCTGGACAGCGGATGAGCAATTTACGATTACGTTCGTAAGCCGGAACGTGGAGCGGATCGCCGGGTATACGCCGGATGAAGTGTGCTCCGGCGGGCGCGACTTCTTCCTCGGGAGGATTCATCCCGAGGACCGCGAGACCGTCGTGAGGAGCTGGAAGGCCCTCTTCGAAAAAGGGGAGCGGTTCGACATAGAGTTCAGGGGCAGAAGGAAGGACGGCGCTTGGATCTGGCTCCGCGACAGGGCGATTACGACGTATGAGCGGGAAGGAGTCCGGTATGCCGACGGCCTGATGTCCGATATATCGGAGTGGAAAAGGACATCGGAAAGACTGCAGGAGCAGGAGAATCTCATGCAGATCATGCTCTCGGTCATTCCCGATATCGTCTTTTTAAAAGACAGGGAGTCGATTTACCGGATGGTGAATCCCGCTTTTTGCAGGCTCCTCAACATACCGGAGGACGGGATCGTCGGGAAGTCCGATTACGACCTCTTTTCCGTTGAAGAGGCGGAGCGGTTCAGAAGCGGAGACCTCGAAGTGATGCGGTCAGGGGGCCCGCTGGTCCAGGATGAGGTGGTGAGCGGCATCGAGGGGAAGCGGTGGGTCCAGGCTATAAAAGTGCCGGTAATCGATGCATCGGGAGCGATACTGGGAGTCCTCGGCTCGGTGAGGGATATCACCAGGCGCAAAAAGCTGGAGGAGGAGCGGGAAAAGCTCATCGCAGACCTCCGGGAAGCCCTCGGCAGGATCAGGACCCTCCGGGGACTCCTGCCGATCTGCTCTTCCTGCAAGAAGATCCGTGATGACCGCGGCTACTGGAACCAGATCGAAGCCTATGTGCATGAACACTCCGAGGCAGAGTTCAGCCACGGCATCTGCCCCGAATGTTCGAAACGCCTCTATCCCGATTACTTCAGGGAGTGA
- a CDS encoding phosphatidylglycerophosphatase A: protein MNHVSATFAKTIATVFFIGYLPFAPGTFGSLAGALFIWLVHPGPAVQAIVIGAGLVIGTMAAQAAENLFGRKDSGCIVIDEFVGYVTAIFSLPLTAGYMIAAFFLFRLFDIMKPPPIRNLERAISGGLGVMLDDIAAGVMTNILLQLWKAVAA, encoded by the coding sequence GTGAATCACGTCTCCGCAACGTTCGCCAAGACCATTGCGACGGTCTTTTTCATAGGGTATCTTCCCTTTGCTCCCGGGACGTTCGGCAGCCTCGCCGGGGCGCTTTTCATATGGCTCGTTCACCCCGGTCCGGCGGTGCAGGCCATCGTGATCGGCGCCGGGCTGGTAATAGGAACCATGGCTGCACAGGCTGCGGAAAACCTCTTCGGGAGAAAGGACAGCGGCTGTATCGTCATCGATGAGTTTGTCGGATATGTGACCGCGATCTTCTCTCTTCCCCTCACTGCCGGGTACATGATCGCCGCCTTCTTCCTGTTCAGGCTCTTCGATATAATGAAGCCGCCCCCGATCAGGAACCTCGAACGGGCGATCAGCGGCGGCCTGGGAGTGATGCTCGATGATATTGCGGCAGGGGTGATGACGAACATTCTGCTCCAGCTCTGGAAGGCGGTGGCCGCGTGA
- the thpR gene encoding RNA 2',3'-cyclic phosphodiesterase, translating into MRCFIAIAVPEPVRAAIGELMVQVKGIPASSARVRWVAEENIHLTVKFLGEVDEGRVAGIGERLREVCTGHAPFGLTIEGTGAFPGTKNPRTLWVGVAGSEALANLARDIEQAMESLGFEKEERTFSPHLTIGRVRPGRVTERRGLDSIVKELATFKDKVFGTIQVEEILLMKSQLRPGGAEYSVVAGFQLKACE; encoded by the coding sequence GTGAGATGCTTCATCGCCATAGCAGTGCCGGAGCCGGTACGAGCGGCTATCGGGGAGCTTATGGTGCAGGTGAAAGGTATCCCGGCCTCTTCGGCGAGGGTGCGGTGGGTGGCGGAGGAGAATATCCACCTGACGGTGAAGTTCCTCGGTGAGGTGGACGAGGGCAGGGTGGCCGGGATCGGCGAGCGGCTGCGGGAGGTCTGTACAGGACACGCGCCGTTCGGACTCACCATCGAAGGAACGGGCGCCTTTCCCGGCACTAAGAACCCCCGCACGCTCTGGGTCGGTGTTGCCGGATCCGAAGCGTTGGCGAACCTCGCCCGGGATATCGAGCAGGCGATGGAATCGCTGGGGTTCGAAAAGGAGGAGCGGACGTTTTCTCCCCATCTCACTATCGGGAGAGTCAGGCCCGGCAGGGTAACCGAAAGGAGAGGTCTCGACAGCATAGTCAAGGAACTGGCTACATTTAAGGACAAGGTTTTTGGTACTATACAAGTGGAAGAAATTCTGCTTATGAAGAGCCAATTGCGACCGGGGGGAGCGGAATATTCCGTCGTCGCCGGTTTTCAACTGAAAGCGTGCGAGTAG
- the recA gene encoding recombinase RecA: MNKDRLKALEVAISQIEKNFGKGAIMRLGTAEVADGVQAIPTGSLSLDIATGIGGFPRGRVVEIYGPESSGKTTLALNAIAQAQKAGGVAAFVDAEHALDVVYASRLGVNVEDLLVSQPDTGEQALEVAETLVRSGAVDIVVIDSVAALVPKAEIEGDMGDALPGLQARLMSQAMRKLTAAIAKSQTTIIFINQIRMKIGVMFGNPETTTGGNALKFYSSMRLDIRKIDNLKDGTEVVGGRVRVKIVKNKVAPPFRQAEFDILFNEGISKMGEVIDLGTEKGIIEKAGAWYSYNGTRIGQGRDNVREYLKANPQVAAEIEQKIMEAYGLGSKSAEPVSQGKNNGK; encoded by the coding sequence ATGAATAAGGATAGGCTTAAAGCCCTCGAAGTGGCAATCTCCCAGATCGAGAAGAATTTCGGAAAAGGGGCGATCATGCGCCTCGGCACTGCCGAGGTGGCCGACGGAGTACAGGCGATCCCGACCGGATCGCTGTCGCTCGATATCGCTACCGGCATCGGCGGGTTCCCGCGGGGAAGGGTGGTCGAGATCTACGGCCCCGAATCGTCGGGGAAGACGACCCTCGCCCTGAACGCCATAGCACAGGCCCAGAAGGCGGGCGGCGTCGCCGCCTTCGTCGACGCAGAGCATGCGCTCGATGTCGTCTATGCGTCCCGGCTCGGGGTGAACGTGGAAGACCTCCTGGTCTCGCAGCCCGATACCGGCGAGCAGGCGCTCGAGGTCGCTGAAACCCTCGTCCGGAGCGGCGCGGTCGATATCGTCGTCATCGACTCCGTCGCCGCCCTGGTGCCGAAGGCGGAGATCGAGGGCGACATGGGCGATGCGCTGCCCGGCCTTCAGGCCCGCCTTATGAGCCAGGCCATGAGAAAGCTGACGGCAGCCATCGCGAAGTCGCAGACCACGATCATCTTCATCAACCAGATCAGGATGAAGATCGGCGTCATGTTCGGCAATCCCGAAACCACGACCGGCGGCAATGCGCTCAAATTCTACTCGTCCATGAGGCTCGATATCAGGAAGATCGACAACCTCAAGGACGGCACCGAGGTGGTCGGCGGGAGGGTCAGGGTGAAGATCGTGAAGAACAAGGTCGCTCCGCCCTTCAGACAGGCCGAGTTCGATATTCTCTTCAACGAGGGGATCTCGAAGATGGGTGAGGTGATCGACCTCGGTACCGAAAAGGGGATCATCGAGAAGGCGGGCGCATGGTACAGCTACAACGGCACCAGGATAGGGCAGGGCAGGGACAACGTCCGCGAGTATCTGAAGGCGAACCCCCAGGTCGCTGCAGAGATCGAGCAGAAGATCATGGAGGCGTACGGCCTCGGATCGAAGTCTGCCGAGCCTGTCTCTCAGGGTAAGAATAACGGCAAATAG
- a CDS encoding regulatory protein RecX produces MTRRTAVKGFDDSFDSAVKHACKLLSYRDRSGKEMREKLLTKGFSGAVVDRAVAFLEEKGFINDEKLAEALRRDAVERRCLGRQGVRTHLVKRGIPRERAEALSTGGAEEDYIDAARRLIEKQLRRLKQYDEATVKRRLWGMLARRGFSIDSIRKAMKSLNMEEES; encoded by the coding sequence GTGACCCGAAGGACTGCGGTAAAAGGGTTCGACGATAGTTTCGACAGCGCGGTCAAGCATGCCTGCAAGCTCCTGAGCTACCGCGACAGGAGCGGAAAGGAGATGCGCGAGAAGCTGCTCACGAAGGGCTTTTCGGGCGCTGTCGTTGACCGGGCCGTCGCCTTTCTCGAGGAGAAGGGCTTCATCAATGACGAGAAGCTCGCCGAGGCGCTGCGGCGGGATGCGGTGGAGCGTCGCTGCCTCGGGAGGCAGGGCGTCAGGACCCACCTGGTCAAACGGGGGATTCCTCGGGAGAGGGCCGAGGCCCTTTCCACAGGCGGCGCCGAAGAGGACTATATCGATGCAGCGCGCCGTCTCATCGAGAAGCAGCTGCGCCGGTTGAAACAGTATGATGAGGCGACGGTGAAGAGACGGCTCTGGGGCATGCTCGCCCGGAGAGGATTTTCGATCGATAGCATACGGAAAGCGATGAAATCCCTGAATATGGAGGAGGAATCATGA